TGACCGTCTCTTAGTACAGAGCCCAATCCATGACACTCGAGGGCGGTGTGAGGTCATGAGCACCCAGATCACCGAAGGAGTTGAAACCTGCGTCGGTCCATTCGATTGTTGGGTCGAAGGTGTCGCTGCTGTCTGTGTCGCCTTGATAGACATCCGAGTTGCGGATCAGTGTATGATCGGCGGTCAGACCGCCCCATCCGGTCGCGCCGGGATCGTTCCCCACTTGGCCGAATGAATCCACCACCCCCGCGCGGCGCGTCGCATTGTTGTAGAGTTCAATCGCATCGTTGCCGTTGAAGCTCAGCGCGTTATCCGTCAGGTCTGCGACGGCGAGAACCGGGGCATCGGCGCTCGGATGCGCCACAACGTACGCAATGCCGCTGTCCAGCGTTCCGGTCAGGTTAACCGTGTTCGAAACCGATGTACCCCCGTTGGCGTAGATCAGGATGCTGTAAGTGCTCAGGTCGATCGTTGTCCCCGTTCCGTTGTATATCTCGATAGCCTTGTTATAACTGGTGCCTTCAACATACTCGCTCAGAATCAGGTCCGTCGGGGTACCGGGCACGGGTGTCGGAGTTGGCGTCGGAGTGTCCGAAGGAGTCGGCGTGGGCGTATCGGTCGGCGTCGGAGTCGGCGTGTCGGTCGGAGTTGCCGTTGGTGCCGTGAACGTATGCGATCCAATATAGCTGAACGTGTCCGATGCATAGCCATCCCATTCAGTGGCGGGATCGAATGCATCGCTGCTGTCGGCGTCACCCTGCGTAATGGTCGACTTGCGCACGAGGGTGTGGTTTTCGGTCGTTACGGGCTCGGTACCCCAGAAACCGGAAGCAGGTGCCTCTCCAACGCGTCCGATCGAGTCGATGACGGTGGTACCATTCTTCACAAGTTCGATGGCATCGTCGCCATTAAAGTTAACATTGCCGCTCGTCTGGTCGGTCTCGGCCAGGATCGCTCCGTCTGCCGATGGATTCGCCATGACAAACACATCCCCAGACGCAACACTGCCCGTCAGTGAGATTGTGCTGTTCGGAGTTGCGGCGCCATTCGCGTAGATAAGCACTGAGTAACTCGTCAAATCGATTGTGCCAGCAGTAGGATTGTAGATTTCAAGAGCCTTATTGAAGCTGGTGCCCTCGATGTACTCGCTGAAGAACAGATCGCTTGCCGGGCCCGGCGTCGGTGACGGAGTGGGTGTGGGTGACGGCGTCGGCGTTGCGCCGGAGCCAAAGAGCGTTTCAACCCATTCGGGATGATCAATGAATGGGTTTCGGTTGCCCTGGATGGCGTAAACCGCATCGTTGCGCAACATCTCATTCGGGTCGGCACCCGGCAAATCGCTGTTGTGCCATTGAACTAACGTTGTCAGCTTGCCCATGTAGCCATGCAGGCCATCGTCGATCGCAACGATCAGAGCAGTATTGTCGGTCAATTCCAGGTCGGGCTCGTTTGTCGCATCGCCTTCATAGCGAACGTCCATGTAGAACAATCCGCGGGCGACATCGCCCTTCTTGCCATCCCAAACCTGCCATGTCGTGCTGCCCGACTCGTAATTGAAGAGGGCCGGATCTGTGTTGTCGACGCTCCAAGGGGTACACGAGGAGAGGCAATCGTCGTAGTACTCATTGCTTCGCGCGTTGTTATACTGTTCTACCGAAGCACGCAAGTGGTGGAGATCGGTGTAGGGTGCCCAGGAATCATGATCGAAACCAAAAGACTTCGGCCAGGTGTGTTCGCGGTTCCACAGGCTCGGATCCGCCCCTCCGGTCGCGTGGGCCGACTTGGCCAGCGTGCGATTGGCGTACACGCAAAGCACATTCGAGGAATTTCCGGGATCTTCGTCCACGGCCTCGAGGCCATCCCATACGTCAAAAGCGGTGCTGGTGTAAGGCAGCTTCGTCGTGCCGCTACTGATGATCGCGTGCAGCGTCGAACGGAGCGACGCGGCGCTGCTGGCATCGACGGTGTCGTAGTAGCCCGGGGGGGCGTCTGCCGTCGCAATCCCCGCGACAAGCAGGAGCGCGCTCGATGCCACCAGGAGGGGGCGCCGGCGCGGGAAAATCTTCGAATGTTTCTTCATCGGGATGTGGGGTCCTTTCGGAGGGGATGAACTCTCTTCAAACCGGGTCTGTTAAGGGTATGTCCCCTTCCTGGTTGAAGTTTTACTGATTTAGTTATCGCGGAGTGGGAAAGCAAGCAATCTCTCGTGAGTTCAAGACCAGAATTCTTAGTAGGAATCCCATTGCTCGACGTCTGCATAGCCGGTTGTGGCTCGTAACTCTACTGAATTCAATTCTCCGAAGACATGCCAGCCGCGCCCATCGGCGTCATCCCCTTCGACGTTCACATGGGAATCGATGATCGTGTCGAGTGAGGGCATGACAGCGGGCACGGCAAGCTGTGGATTCGGATTGATGGCGGTGAGGAACCCCCGGGGAACACCATACTTCTCGACGACCTCGAGGCGCGAATCCTCGTCCAGGGCGGCCTGGCTGTAGTCATGCTTCCCGTTCTCGATGGTTCCAAGAAGGAAGTCCCACCCGACCTCGACGTTGGGAAACTCCGGGTCGGCGGACAGCAGCCCAGGACGGACAGTCTCTACCGCGGAGCTGTAGTCGAGCAGGTGCTGGTAGTCGACAATGTCGTCATCCGTTCCGTGGAATACGAAGTAACGCGAAATCCCATTCGGATCCATGGGGACAGTCCGGAGCGTGCGCTGCGGGGATCGGAGATATCGTTCGGCAGCGCGATAGGCGAGTTCGAAGGTCGGAAGACTGCTGGATGGCTGCAACCAGACGTTGGCGGCCACCCATCCCCAAGGATCGTCTTCGCTCTCGTACCCACTGTTTTGTACTTCCGCCGATGTAGTGATGAGGGTAATGGCTGAGTTCACAAATACGCCTGCAAACAGTCCCCCATATTCACCGGATGGATCGCCCGATACTCGCGACATTGCCATCATGCAGAGGGCGATCTGCCCACCACCGGAGTTCCCGTACAGGTAAATCCGGCGCCGATCGATCTGGGGGTAAAGCGTCAACGTTTCGCCGATAGCACGGTACATATCAATGCTCTGAAACTTGCCCAAGTCGTACGGAGAATTATCCCGATACCGAGCGGACATGTAGACTACGTCGTAGGTATCTGCGAAGTGCGCCCCATTTGCGTTGGCCAAATCCAGATGCAGGGTTGGCCCAGGGCAAAGGCATCCGACTTCGACCAGCAAGCCGGTGGATTCCGTCACCCCCGCCGTAGGCTCTACGATGGCCATCGGAATGTCGGATGTGAACATCTGGTCCGGTGGATCGGCCATCGGCAGGAGCTGAGTTGTGGCCGTGGCCGCAATGACATCCGCTCGGACGCGCGGGACGATGCCGCTGAATGCGTCGGAGCAATCGGTGGCCGGAACTGGCGCTTCGGCCCAAGCGGCCGATGTGAAGCAGACAACCAACACAAGAGCGATGGTGCGGATCATTCTCCCCCCCCCAGGCGGACGAACTGAATTCGACAACCGCTTTCTCCCCGGAAGCCAAGCGGATTTCAAGGCGGAACTCGGAAGATTGACCCCAGTCCGCAGACAATTTGGACCGTGCGTCAAAATCTGGCATGATCAACGCTCCCTCACTTTCACCCTTCCGGGCGAATAGCATGTAAACCATGAGAGCGGGATCAATGAGGACAAACGAAGCGGCAGGATCAAAGACCCCTGATTGGCGAAAACTCGTAGCACCGTTTGGCGGAGCCGACACGCGGCGCAGCCTTTTTCAACTCATCACGACACTTCTTCTCTTCGCAGGCTCCTGGGCGGCGATGTACTTCAGCCTGGCGGTCAGCTATTGGCTGACACTCGCACTGGCGATTCCGACGGCGGCTCTTCTGGTGCGCCTGTTCATGATCCAGCACGACTGTGGGCACGGATCCTACTTCCGGTCCCGTCGGGCGCGCGATCTGACGGGGTTCTTCCTCGGGGTGCTGACGCTAACACCCTACAGATACTGGCAGAAGACTCACGCCTACCATCATTCGCATTCTGGAGACCTGGACTTCCGTGGCTTCGGCGATATCGACACTTACACGGTCGAGGAATACCGAGCTCTGAGCAAGTGGCGTCGCATTGCCTATCGATTCTACCGGCATCCGGCGGTCCTTTTCGGAGGCGGCGCGGCGTTCCACTTCCTCGTCAAGCACCGGTACCCATGGGACATCCCCCGTTCCTGGAAGGCCGCATGGCGCGGCGTTTGGCTGACCAACGCGGTCCTGGCCGCGCTGATCGTCGGCGTCGGAATGACGATTGGTTTCCGCGAACTGCTGATGATCCAACTGCCGATCACGCTTCTTTCCAGCGCCATCGGCGTCTGGTTATTCTATGTCCAGCATCAGTTCGAGAACACCTACTGGCACCGCCATGACGATTGGAACTACTACGAGGCCGCGATCTTCGGCAGTTCGCACCTGGTTCTTCCGAAGCCTCTGCAATGGCTGACCGCAAGCATCGGCCTGCATCACGTCCATCACCTCAGCAGCATGATCCCGAACTATCGCCTGGAGGAGTGCCTGAATGCGAATCCGGACTTCCAGAAGGCGACGCGGATCAATATGCGCGAGACATGGCGGCTGATGAAGCTGACGTTGTGGGACGAGGCGAATGAGCGGCTGATTTCGTTTCGCGAAGCCCGGCAATTACTTACTGCCGCTGCCCAATGACGATCACCGGGCAGTCGGTTGTGCTGACGATCCCGGTAACGAGTTTTCCAAACACCTGACGCGAGCGATCGACGCGGTTCAGTCCGAGGATCAGGAGATCGGACTGAGCCGCTTCGTTTACAATGACCTCTCCGGGGTCGCTCCCCCGCACAATATCGATATGGGGATCGACGCCGGATTCGTCGCGGACGAGAACCTCCCAGTTCGCGCGGAGGCGCTTGGCCTCGCGCTCAGACGCATCATCGCGAATCACAATCAAGTA
This genomic stretch from bacterium harbors:
- a CDS encoding endonuclease; translation: MKKHSKIFPRRRPLLVASSALLLVAGIATADAPPGYYDTVDASSAASLRSTLHAIISSGTTKLPYTSTAFDVWDGLEAVDEDPGNSSNVLCVYANRTLAKSAHATGGADPSLWNREHTWPKSFGFDHDSWAPYTDLHHLRASVEQYNNARSNEYYDDCLSSCTPWSVDNTDPALFNYESGSTTWQVWDGKKGDVARGLFYMDVRYEGDATNEPDLELTDNTALIVAIDDGLHGYMGKLTTLVQWHNSDLPGADPNEMLRNDAVYAIQGNRNPFIDHPEWVETLFGSGATPTPSPTPTPSPTPGPASDLFFSEYIEGTSFNKALEIYNPTAGTIDLTSYSVLIYANGAATPNSTISLTGSVASGDVFVMANPSADGAILAETDQTSGNVNFNGDDAIELVKNGTTVIDSIGRVGEAPASGFWGTEPVTTENHTLVRKSTITQGDADSSDAFDPATEWDGYASDTFSYIGSHTFTAPTATPTDTPTPTPTDTPTPTPSDTPTPTPTPVPGTPTDLILSEYVEGTSYNKAIEIYNGTGTTIDLSTYSILIYANGGTSVSNTVNLTGTLDSGIAYVVAHPSADAPVLAVADLTDNALSFNGNDAIELYNNATRRAGVVDSFGQVGNDPGATGWGGLTADHTLIRNSDVYQGDTDSSDTFDPTIEWTDAGFNSFGDLGAHDLTPPSSVMDWALY
- a CDS encoding fatty acid desaturase → MRTNEAAGSKTPDWRKLVAPFGGADTRRSLFQLITTLLLFAGSWAAMYFSLAVSYWLTLALAIPTAALLVRLFMIQHDCGHGSYFRSRRARDLTGFFLGVLTLTPYRYWQKTHAYHHSHSGDLDFRGFGDIDTYTVEEYRALSKWRRIAYRFYRHPAVLFGGGAAFHFLVKHRYPWDIPRSWKAAWRGVWLTNAVLAALIVGVGMTIGFRELLMIQLPITLLSSAIGVWLFYVQHQFENTYWHRHDDWNYYEAAIFGSSHLVLPKPLQWLTASIGLHHVHHLSSMIPNYRLEECLNANPDFQKATRINMRETWRLMKLTLWDEANERLISFREARQLLTAAAQ